The Acomys russatus chromosome 11, mAcoRus1.1, whole genome shotgun sequence genome contains the following window.
acagtTAACCTGCAGAAGCCTCTCCTCATGTTGCCCACTGCACATACACGTGTTGTttgggttggggggcgggggcggaaaTAACAAAAATGCATGCAAACATAAGGGCAAAGCCAAATGACTTTTAAACTTCTAGATTCCTCAGCAatctatataaaaacaaatatgaaccataagaaaaaaaaagacatacatgcacacacacacacacaaacaatgtcGAACAGAAATCTGTGGAAGCTAGCTCCTGTGGTGGTGGGATTTATCTCCAAGACTCAAGTGAACTCGTGACCCAGAAGGATGAAAGAGCTTAGAGGTCAGCAGGGGTGGGCAGAGAAGTAACTTCTCTTTGGAGGACAAGATGGGGAAACAGCGCCAGGTGCTTTCCAGTAATTAACGCCTCCCATGTTTAATTTACCAGCTGGAAATGAGGAGGCCACAGCACAGACACTGAACACGTACTACTAAACCCAAACACTAGCCAGgaaagaggtttgtttgtttcttttaagacagttaaaaaaaaaaaaaagagttaaacaTGCTTCAAATATCATGCACAggcagcctccccccacccctcctatGTTTAAATGCACCCAACAGGAAGTGCGCAACCGGAAACACTTACTTTTCTTTGTCTGATTTATAGATCTGTGCGATATCTGGTACTAAGGGGTCGTCTGGATTAGGGTCGCAGAGCAGCGAGCATATGGACAACAACACTAGGCCAGAAAGAGAACATTCCATTAGCTGATGCCCTTGCTGCTTTGTAAAAACTCACACACCTGAAAATAGCTGCATTTGCATAGAAAGAAAacggaggaggggaggggcatgcGGAGGAGGCAAGACCACAACTCAGGGGCAGGTGGCTTGATAAGCCTGGGACCcgacaaataaaaacaaaacaaaaacccagcattgaaaaaaaaaaacacaaaacctacaTGGGGGTGACATTGTATATGAACTTCAGTTGGTACaccaatattattttttaaatgtatttatttttatcacctcatgtgcattgatgtttttgcctgcatgtatgtctgtgtaaggatgCCAGACCAtcccctgaaactgcagttaGAGATGACTGTGAAGGGCCACGTGGGGGTGGGAATTGGGAATTAAACCTTGGGCCTCTAGAAgaataaccactgagccatctctccaccccttcatatatttttctctttgacattttaaattctAAGTTATCTATGTTTACCTAAAACAGTGTGTGTCCTCCAAAGTAGCTATTAGCAATCTTTCAAGTCAAGaatgtgtgggggagggggtgctggagagatggctcagcgcttaagagcactggcagttcttccagaggccatgagttcaattcccagcaaccacatggtggctcacaaccatctatgatgtgatctgatgccctcttctggcctgcaggtgtacatgcaggcagagcactatatacataataataaataaataaatctttaaaaaaaaaagtgtgtgtgtgtgtgtgtgtgtgtgtgtgtgtgtatgtacccacccacccccatgatACAAATCTTCCATCCCACATACCTCATATTTGATTATATTCATTTAGAAAAAACATGAACAACCATCTCTGTTTAActtgcatattttaaaacataaaaactgtAGGGCATCTTTTGCTATACCATGTCAAAACTGCTAATACAAATAGCTACactaaaacaaaacgaaacaacccagaaaacaaaCCCTACATACACCAGGCAGCCGAggagcacatgcctgtcatctcagcactagAGTGGCTAAGGTGGGATGGCAGCCAGCTGCacaccagcctggactacacagtgagaccttgtcctaaaaacaacaaaaccccaccagaGTATCCCaagtaggaagaaaggaaacccCGGTCCTCACCTGCTTCATGCGTGTGTGGTACATCCAAGGAGCTTCATGGATACGTCTCCCACTAACACCCACCCTCCTCTGCTATGTTCTTTCATGCTTTTTCAACTCTTTCTAGTCTACAGGTAAACGTATAGAGCAAGAGTTACTCTCTAAATGGCAAGGACAAGGGGCAAACAGGGATGATGGGAAAGCAATGTTTTCTCTCCTCACCCTGCCCCATGAGACTCGGGCCTTGTGCATTCAAGCAAGAGGACAGCAACTGTTTTCCCAGCCTCCTTGCACATCCAGGCTAAACTCAGGGCAAAAGCCAACCAAGGCCTTGTGAAAAGGGTAGGAATAGGTGTGTGAGGGCCAAGCTACCTCCTGACACAGACAAATGTAAAGTTCCTCATCTCCTCACTCCTGTCACCAGGAGCCATCCacggcccccacccccaccccaccccgtttTGCCATCCCAACCCTATGATCGCGAGGAAAGGACTGATGTGTCTACCCCAGAGCTTGGCGTGCACCAGGTGCGCAGTGACTGAGTTCAGTAATTCTGTCACGATCCTATTCTACAGGTAAAGAGACTGAAACAGTTTACATTCTCAGGAAAGTTTTCAGACGCTATCAATAATTGTTTGctttgttaagagcactgtctgttcttccaaaggtcctgagttcaattcccagcaaccacatggtgtgtcacaaccatctataatgagatctgttgccctcttctggcctgtgggcacaTATGTGGCCAGAATGCTGTATAAGtaataaacctaaaaataaacacaacaaaacaagctaTAGGGCTGAGATACAGCTCAGTTGATAGGGTGCTTGCCCAGAATGCACTGCGGCCTGAGTTCCATGCCTAGCATCTAATAATATAACCAGCCATggaggctcatgcctgtaatcttaggaCCCAGGAAGAGCCAGGAGTTCAGTGCCTCATGAAACCGGCAAGGAAgccttgagttttatttttaaaaatggtggttACATCAGAGGCAGATGTGTATTACCCAAGCAGCTTCTTCCAGCTGCCAGGTTCCGTTGCTTTAGAGAAACAGGACCAATCACTGCTGGCACAGTCTGTGATATTGGATAATGGAACAATCGGTCTCTGAGGACCTATGGGTGCAGCTGACAGCTCAGCAAAGAAAAAGGTGAGGCCACCTCTGGAGGATGAGCACCAGATGGGTCAGGTGTCAATCACGGTGATGCTAAAAGTAACTCAAGCTAGCCGTGGACGCTATCTATGCAGAGGCACTTTGAGATACAAAATTAtgcctttccttttttaactactttcttttcttcttctccttcttctccttcttcttcttcttcttcttctccttcttcttcttcttcttctccttcttctccttcttcttcttcttcttcttctttaatttcatttttagtttttcgagtcagggtttctctttatagccttggctgtcctggaacccactctgtagaccaggctggtcttgaactaacagagatccacctgcttctgcctcccgagtgctgggatttaaaggtaaTGTACCACCCTAACTGGCTTAACTGCTTATTTTATCAGCCAGTCCTACAGTGGCACTTTTGATTGTCAATAGACACATTAATGAATGGGATGAGTCccaaaatctgtttgtttgtttttaataccctTTTGAGGAAGCCAACACCTTTTGCTCTTACTTTTTTTGTAAAGACAGAAGGGCAAATATCAACAGGCTTACTATAAAATCTCTAACTCTagtaaattttaaagatttagtttctgtttttaattatgtgtatatatgtgtaggttCATGGGgatatgtacacatgtgaatgtgagtgcagctgcccttggaggccagaagagggttcagctgggtcccctggagctggagttacaggtggtttggAGCTGCCCAGCTCATGGTGCTGGGAAATcaactcaggtcctttgaaagtGCAGTATGCACTTGTagtcactgagccttctctccagcctttagTTCCAGTATTTTAAATCATTGGCTTCGTTTAGATTTGCCCATCTATTCATTTCTCCCGACTCCAAAGTTTACTAAAAGCCAAAGTGACTGAGCAGTTACtagaacaaacaaaatcaaaaccgcAAGAAAGCACAGCGAGCTGAGGTACTGTTTTTGCTTACCTGGTTTTTGTTTCAACTCTGGCCCCTAACCATTGCACGATCTTCCCCATGCTTATTTTAAATCTGAAAACCAAAATTACCTTTTGATACAGTCAGAGCTGGCGACCACTGGGACCTCAGGATGTCAAGACAAATACTTCCATTACTGTTTATATTTGGGTGGTAGATTTTTGTTGTGAAAGCAATCTAAACATAAAATGGGTACAAAAAGTGTTGTCGACCGTCACAAGCAATGAGCAAACAGAACCAATCCACTTCAGGGTACCACACGTTCAACCCCACACAGCTTTGGAACAGAAATGCATACACGTAGCTTAGTTACTGGGAACCTGAAGAAGGTTAATTCGGGTTAACTTCCTTTTCCCCTCCAGGCATTGGCAAGTGTCTGGGGAGTAATAAGGAAGTCTGCAGTAGCTGGTGTGACTGGCTGAGTGACACCTGGACCCATTACTCTGGCTTTCATCACACCTCAAAATACTCCCCTTAACCCGACTGTCAGTAATGCCCAGAAGGCCACCAGGACTGACAAACAGGCCACGGAGCCTGTCCAGGCAGAAGTGAGATGTCTCAGCTCATCACCTGTCCTACAAAACCAACAAAGAATCTGAGTTTTGACAAGAGCCACTGTCGTGTGACGTCACCCGCATGATTTTTAAACTACGTGCTTCAAGAACACTGTAGTCATTTCCCTGGAGGCATATATGCTCGTTTTCCCTCCTTCATACCCCCATCACTTGAACCCCCCCCCTTTGGACTTTAAACCTCAGAGAACGTGTTTCCATGCCCTTCTGTCACTCAGtgtcctttctttgtctttcccaCTGTGGAGATAGGGTGGATGGTCAATATACATTCACTggatacttaaaaaagaaagctgggccgggcggtggtggcgcacgcctttaatcccagcactcaggaggcagaggcaggcggatcactgggagttcaaggccagcctggtctacaaagtgagtccaggacaaccagggctacacagagaaatcctgtctcgaaaaacaaaacaaaacaaaacaaaacaaaaaaagaaagctgggtccTTACCTAACACTGGATATAAAGGCCTGATTGTTGACTATAAAAGCATTCCAAACTACACATGTCTCGTAAGGAAGAGAAGTCCAGGCGCCTAACCTGCGGCCAGTGTGACCGTTTCTTTAGCAGGCATAGAAAAATACTTCACTAAGAAAGAGtactttagggctggagagatggctctgtggtaaaGAGTATCGGctacacttccagaggaccctggttcagttccctgcacctatatgggagctcacaactgtctcaaCTCCAGGTTATTCCACACCCTCACACTGACAGACAGGTAAGCTAAACATCATATAAAAtaagctaggaaaaaaaaaaagaagaagaaagaatacttTAGATTTGGAGGTTGCACAAAGGAGCTTGCACCCACTAACCTACCCATGTCCTGTGACATCACGAGACCAACTCTAGACAAACAGTTTATAAAGCCCTCTATGGGACACGTCAGTGACAGGAATAAATACCTTTGGTGGTTTAAAGGGATAGTCTGTAGGAAAGTGGACAGTGAGGAAGAAGACTCCGCCTTGATATGCGCTGTCGGGCTGAAATTACACAAGAGCGCACATCAGTGTCCAGCCACAGCACATGCTCAACCACTCCGAATGACCCTCCCACCAGACGTGAACAGTGTGAGAGAGATGCCATAATTTTCTACACAATCCCATCCATGATCCTTGTATCATGAGTTCAAGGAATTTACCTGGAGAGCTAGCTCCTTCCCGGGAATGAAGGTTTGCAAGGTGCCCACCAAGTTTAAAGAGAAGCAGACATGCAAAGCAGTGTGATTTAAGCAAACAGACCACGGATACCAGTGTACACATGAGGATGGCTACAAGGAGAGAGGGTTTGCTAGAGCAGTCATCAATACTTTTAAAAGGTTacaactaatatatatatttttttatttccaaatttcaAGTTCTAATGTCCACTTAAGTAATACCAAAAGAGAATACATTAGTAAGAGGGTTGAGTGGGCACCATCATACAACTTACTAGTACTTTatattgtagaaaataaaaccccaaaaccaagCTGGATAAACTCAGTGTTCATGATATGTTGAATTAAGAGCAAACTTGACTGAGGTTTTCACCCTGGTTACCCGTCTacatggtgtatgtatgtgtatgtatgcatatgtatatgtgaatgaaagattaaaggagaaaaataccaaaaatagTACCAAAATATCctcaaattctattttaattccTTCATATTTACTGGAATGCATCATGGGTAGTAAAAAGAGATCTGTCATTCTTTCCCTCCTTAAAGTTCTGCATAAAGAGTAGAGGCTTATATTGTATAATTATTCTTACTTCGTTGCCTCATTCTAGCTTATTACATATAAAGAACGTAAACACGTTACCAAGATAAGCCTGGTCTGCATGGACAGTCAAGGGATGTTACAGAAGGGGGCGGAGTGTGTTTATGCTGCCGAGATAAGACAGGAAGTCAAAACAACATCACAGCTGCTGCTACAGGTGGTTCACCTGAAAAATACCGTGGAGGCCGCAGCTCTGATGGTGAGGCTTTGAAAGTTCGCAGTAGAAAATGAACACCAGGCTGAAAGAACTACATTCTTACTGAAAGCTGTTAAGTAACTATGTTGGGTTGCCCCCCTCCCCAATgtaacaacttaaaaataaataaataataacttaagTCATCTAGGATAATTCCTCAAGGACTTTTCTTTGAAGttcggcattttttttttcccagtttggaTTTTAGGGCAAATGATTTAAAATTCCACGACTCAATAAATAAAGCACCCCAAGGGAACTAACTATGTATGGCCACTCAGGATGGCAGCTGCTAGTGTGTCTCACCCGGACAGCGGACTGCAACAAAGTGGCTGCTCTCTCACTATTAGCGTTTTGTTGATTAGAaagaaaaccctgcctcaagtCATCGCTGCTTCTCAGGTAAGGAAAGACACATAGATAACCAAGAGGGCCCAGGGGTTTAAGGCAATGCAGAAAACTCAGACCACCCACAGCGGCATCCTCCACTCTTGCAAGAGCTAAGATGAGACTACTGCAAACCGACACTTGCCAAATGTAGCGATTCCACTGGGCCAGACTTATTTCAAACCTCTGAAAACTGGATTAGTAAGGAAGACtcctcttcctttaaaaacaattgacactttttttttttttaaattaaggccAACACACAGACTGCTTGCACAGAGAGGGTGACCTTGCTATGAGGAGGTGTTAGCACAGGAAAAATAGCACTGTGACCCAGCAGGTATTGCCAGCCATGCTTCAGGAAGTCACCGCAAAGCCTCAATCATGTTTTGCTTCGAGGGTGAATCAGAGGGCAAGACTGGTCACCCTGAGTCAGAAACATCTGCTCACAGGTCAAAAGGCAAGAGTGAAGAACAGCCACCGGGTTTAGTCCACACTTGTGAGTTGTACTTACGGGCCCCATGATGGTCGCTTGCCAGTGGAACACTGAAACACAGAGGAATGGGGGGGTCACTTACAGTTGCCTAAAGCCATCCTTCCAATGGTAGCAAAACCTAACAACAGAGTAGACTTACAGTCATCTCCCACGGGTCCCGCAGAGCAGTGAGCAGGTGGATCACGCTGCAAATCACTTAGTTCCTGAAGGGAAGCAGAAATCCTCACGGTTAATCCTTCCCTTTCCCAGGAGGCAGGCACTAagaacccagaaagacacagactagcaaTTTCTCTTTAAATCATTTCAGGTTAATTGGACTCACGGTGGACTTTCCCACTGCGGGTGGAAGGAtgaagttatattaaaaattcCTTCATGAGACAGCTCCAGCCTCTGCAGAACAAAGGCGCTTTCCTTCTAAGATTCCTACTATGTCCTTGTGCAAGGTCATATATGTCGTTGCTATGCAGATGGTGCTAACAATGCAGGTCCTGCTGGCACTGTAAGTCACGCATGAACTCCCCGGGTTTCAtttccagccccaaataaacaAGGCTCGACTTCCAGGGGTTTGCAGTGTAATGAAGGGGAGTGAGGCCTTGGGGAGTTAGGTCCTTAAGGAATGGCTTGAAGGAtccaaggatctgagttcaatccccagcacccatgtaaagatTTGGATGTGGTGAcgcaagcctgtgatcccagcactggtgagagagagagagagagagagagagagagagagactgagactctATAGGATCCTTGGGGTTGGTGGCTGGCCAGCCTGGCTGAACTGGTAAGTCCCAGGCtcagggaaagcctgtctcaagagtaacgtggagagcaattgaggagtACACTGGACACCAACCAGCATCCGGCCTCCCAATGCCCAcgacacatacatgtgtattcaAACtggcaaacacacatgtacatacaaaacATGGGAACACAGAGTAGGAAAGTAGTCAGGCCATGTCCTGAAACCTACAGTACTGATTGGTGGACTCTTCTCTAGCCTCAAGGCATTGAAGGAAA
Protein-coding sequences here:
- the Ube2d1 gene encoding ubiquitin-conjugating enzyme E2 D1, with the translated sequence MALKRIQKELSDLQRDPPAHCSAGPVGDDLFHWQATIMGPPDSAYQGGVFFLTVHFPTDYPFKPPKIAFTTKIYHPNINSNGSICLDILRSQWSPALTVSKVLLSICSLLCDPNPDDPLVPDIAQIYKSDKEKYNRHAREWTQKYAM